One part of the Candidatus Nanopelagicales bacterium genome encodes these proteins:
- a CDS encoding PIG-L family deacetylase, with the protein MDETLELFTADPGTVLAIVAHPDDLEYGAAAAVSKWTSEGHRVVYLLVTKGEAGIDSMEPAQSGPIREAEQRASAAIVGVDDVEFLDYQDGVIDYGLGLRRDLAAAIRRHRPDTLLLFNHRESWGFPGSRNSPDHRNVGEAALDASGDAGNRWVFPELALPAHGIKRSLVAGSPAATHAVAVTGHLDKAVESLSAHAAYLEGLGDHPMADPEFVRGYLEQAGARAGVAAAVPVEVFG; encoded by the coding sequence ATGGACGAGACCTTGGAACTGTTCACCGCTGACCCTGGGACGGTGCTGGCTATCGTCGCCCATCCCGACGACTTGGAGTATGGCGCAGCTGCAGCCGTTTCGAAATGGACCAGTGAAGGCCACCGCGTCGTCTACTTGCTGGTCACCAAGGGCGAGGCAGGGATCGACTCGATGGAGCCCGCGCAATCAGGCCCTATCCGTGAGGCCGAACAGCGGGCGAGTGCTGCGATCGTCGGGGTCGACGACGTTGAGTTCCTCGACTACCAGGACGGGGTAATCGACTACGGGCTCGGCCTTCGTCGGGATCTGGCAGCCGCGATCCGGCGACATCGACCGGACACCCTGTTGCTGTTCAACCATCGCGAGTCGTGGGGTTTCCCCGGCAGCCGCAACAGCCCCGACCACCGAAATGTAGGTGAGGCAGCCCTCGACGCATCCGGCGACGCCGGCAACCGCTGGGTGTTCCCGGAATTGGCGTTGCCGGCTCACGGCATCAAACGATCGCTCGTGGCAGGTTCGCCAGCGGCGACTCACGCCGTTGCCGTCACCGGCCACTTGGACAAGGCCGTCGAATCGCTGAGTGCCCACGCCGCCTACCTGGAGGGACTTGGGGACCACCCGATGGCCGACCCGGAGTTTGTCCGTGGCTACCTCGAGCAGGCCGGTGCCCGAGCTGGCGTTGCCGCTGCGGTGCCAGTCGAGGTCTTCGGCTAG
- a CDS encoding InlB B-repeat-containing protein, producing the protein MTAVLVAAATLIAVSVSPASAASGDRDPSFTPLTLNSFVSSVTELTVAPNAGKSLIGGFFTDAGGDAATDYVARLNADGTRDTSFAPLTLNGTVESVTELTVAPNAGKYLIGGFFTDAGGDATTDYVARLNADGTRDTSFTPLTLDSAVYSVAEVDAGQYLIGGQFADAGGDAATDYVARLDADGTRDTSFTPLTLNGFVFSVTGLTVGADAGKYLVGGLFTDAGGDAATDFAARLNADGTRDTSFTPLTLNNNVRSVTELSVGADAGKYLVGGPFTDAGGDAATDYVARLNADGTRDTSFTPLSLSDPVYSVTGLTVGAEAGKFLVGGFFTDAGGDAATDYVARLNADGTRDTSFTPLTLSSSVISVTELAEGPNAGKYLIGGAFTNAGGDSATNHVARLLAQSPTYTVTFDNNGGSGSMANQVANVATPLDANTFTRAGYSFTGWNTADDG; encoded by the coding sequence GTGACGGCAGTCCTGGTTGCGGCCGCGACCTTGATCGCGGTCAGCGTATCGCCGGCCTCAGCGGCTTCCGGCGACCGTGACCCTTCCTTCACCCCGCTCACCCTCAACAGCTTTGTGTCTTCGGTGACGGAGTTAACGGTGGCGCCGAATGCGGGTAAGTCTCTGATCGGGGGGTTCTTCACTGATGCCGGTGGTGATGCCGCGACGGATTATGTGGCTCGGTTGAATGCTGATGGGACCCGGGACACCTCCTTCGCCCCCTTGACCCTCAACGGCACCGTGGAGTCGGTGACGGAGTTAACGGTGGCGCCGAATGCGGGTAAGTATCTGATCGGGGGGTTCTTCACTGATGCCGGTGGTGATGCCACGACGGATTATGTGGCTCGGTTGAACGCTGATGGGACCCGGGACACCTCCTTCACCCCCTTGACCCTCGACAGCGCTGTGTATTCGGTGGCGGAGGTGGATGCGGGTCAGTATCTGATCGGTGGGCAGTTCGCTGATGCCGGTGGTGATGCCGCGACTGATTACGTGGCTCGGCTGGACGCTGACGGGACCCGGGATACCTCCTTCACCCCCTTGACCCTGAACGGCTTCGTGTTTTCGGTGACGGGGCTGACGGTGGGGGCGGATGCGGGTAAGTATCTGGTCGGTGGGTTGTTCACTGATGCAGGTGGTGATGCCGCGACGGACTTTGCGGCTCGGTTGAACGCTGATGGGACCCGGGACACCTCCTTCACCCCCCTGACACTCAACAACAATGTGAGGTCGGTGACGGAGCTGTCGGTGGGGGCGGATGCGGGTAAGTATCTGGTCGGCGGGCCCTTCACTGATGCAGGTGGCGATGCCGCGACGGACTATGTGGCTCGGTTGAACGCTGACGGGACCCGGGATACCTCCTTCACCCCCCTCTCACTCAGCGACCCCGTGTATTCGGTGACGGGGCTGACGGTGGGGGCCGAGGCAGGCAAGTTTTTGGTCGGTGGGTTCTTCACTGATGCCGGAGGTGATGCCGCGACGGATTATGTGGCTCGGTTGAATGCTGATGGGACCCGGGACACCTCTTTCACCCCCCTGACACTCAGCAGCTCTGTGATTTCGGTGACTGAGCTCGCGGAGGGGCCTAACGCGGGTAAGTATCTGATCGGCGGTGCTTTCACCAACGCAGGCGGCGATTCCGCGACGAACCATGTGGCTCGATTGCTGGCGCAGTCACCGACGTACACGGTGACCTTTGACAACAATGGTGGCTCGGGGTCGATGGCCAACCAGGTGGCGAATGTGGCCACACCGTTGGATGCGAACACGTTCACCCGGGCGGGGTATTCGTTCACGGGGTGGAATACCGCTGATGATGGAT